The genomic region GAATTATATCTTTGGAAATGTTCAACTCCTGGTTTAAGAATTTTATTATAATCTGAGAACTGAAAGGATTTTACTATTCTTTCCAATTCCATGTTGTAAGAGTTTAGCATGACAGATTTGTCAATAAAACCTCCTTCTGCAATGTATCCCCTAACCCTCTCTGGATCATAGCTCATAACCTTAGTTCTAAGGATCACCTTAAGATTATATATATCAATCAATACGGAAAAGAAATCCCTTAGAAATATTTGCCCACTATCTTTCATGTAACAATATCCTGTTTCCAGCCATAGTTTATCCAGGAGAATTTCTGCTTCCTGAAGGTTTCCTTGTTGTACTTCCTCGAGCCATATTGTTTTTATTTTGTTCCTTAGAGAGTCTGGAAATACATAAAAAATTTCTTCTTTTATTGAATCCTCAAGATTCTCAGTATCTATTACGCTTCTATAGAGCAGAGCATGGTTAATATCCTCAGAATTTTTCCCAGCCTTTATCAGGAATTTCAGGTTTTGCATATCATATCTGAATAGATATAAATTAGTTACTTCATCATCATGAGACAGTTTTTTTATCTCACCTATAGTGTTTGACATTTCGTCAAATATTAGATTTTCTAAATCTTCAGGCCTTTCTACAGAGGATATATTATCTGAATAATTTCTCTCGCTTAATATGGAAACCAGTTCCTGAAAGCCATTACATTCGATAAGTTGGGTAAGAGTTGCCTTACTAATGAGTTTTCTCTCATAGACCCTCAGCTTACCTATAGCAAACAAATATTCGGGATTATATTCTACGTATGAGGCTTTATCAATAAACATTATACCTGCTGTCCAAAGAGAACGTTGTTTATTTTTATTAGTAATTTATGCCTTAGTATCTTAATTAATTGTTCTAAGGATGCGTTGATCTCTTGTTT from bacterium harbors:
- a CDS encoding V-type ATPase subunit, which produces MFIDKASYVEYNPEYLFAIGKLRVYERKLISKATLTQLIECNGFQELVSILSERNYSDNISSVERPEDLENLIFDEMSNTIGEIKKLSHDDEVTNLYLFRYDMQNLKFLIKAGKNSEDINHALLYRSVIDTENLEDSIKEEIFYVFPDSLRNKIKTIWLEEVQQGNLQEAEILLDKLWLETGYCYMKDSGQIFLRDFFSVLIDIYNLKVILRTKVMSYDPERVRGYIAEGGFIDKSVMLNSYNMELERIVKSFQFSDYNKILKPGVEHFQRYNSFWKFEQLCNEFLVEFVDIVKFLVASVSVLIRYLVIKEIELKNLRAILIGKNNGLSAGQISQNLGCAYV